In the Malaya genurostris strain Urasoe2022 chromosome 1, Malgen_1.1, whole genome shotgun sequence genome, one interval contains:
- the LOC131425713 gene encoding serine/threonine-protein kinase D1, whose amino-acid sequence MAGPEITFIFQFGNLRDIVTVSSQALTLKKLKDLACDFINTKIPENGLNRLPDRLLLFRHDYSSPNVLQMINSASEIVDETLVEVVLTANPVSAPGVDDIPLVRPHALAVHSYKAPTFCDFCGEMLFGLVRQGLKCEGCGQNYHKRCVIKVPNNCSRVEHTGALLNVGGNRRTSGSLQPPRSPSAGSSSSLMSDDQATSGSGSLLLNVSSTGSQGAATGSIRQNRSPSLGSRSGAVGNIRIPHSFSIHTYTRPTVCQYCKKLLRGLFKQGVQCRDCHYNAHKKCVELVPKDCTGENTQPVDPHDDRCLVGDRGMVYKEDPGDESDVDESTCTGAVNNNNNSSQQNRNVNLINSGPPVKINGLISNLHDDESAECGNRLEVICEQSRQSSDSSSSPSANIPLMRIVQSVKHTKRRDGRAVKEGWLVHFTNKDKSVKRHYWRLDSKAITLFVSDQGTKYYREIPLNEILTVDPARNMQGEVLHCFEIRTANVDYFVGQDPLYNLKEGDPMLSLPPPDSGVGAYLAKSWETAIKQALMPVTSTRSESNSGEPEEKVTDMSQLYQIFPDEVLGSGQFGIVYGGLHRKTHRTVAIKVIDKLRFPTKQEAQLKNEVAILQNLSHAGVVNLERMFETPERIFVVMEKLKGDMLEMILSHQNGRLSERVTKFLITQILVALKYLHSRNIVHCDLKPENVLLSSDNEFPQVKLCDFGFARIIGEKSFRRSVVGTPAYLAPEVLRNKGYNRSLDMWSVGVIIYVSLSGTFPFNEDEDINDQIQNAAFMYPPNPWKEISSDAIDLINNLLQVKQRKRFTVDKSLLHCWLQDLQTWNDLRALEVQVGLRYLTHESDDARWGTSLVGGGIP is encoded by the exons ATGGCTGGACCAGAAATCACCTTCATCTTCCAATTCGGTAATCTGCGGGACATTGTAACCGTGTCCAGTCAGGCGCTGACATTGAAAAAGCTCAAGGATCTAGCCTGTGATTTTATCAATACTAAG ATACCAGAGAACGGTCTGAACCGCCTTCCAGATCGTTTGCTACTGTTTCGACATGACTACAGCTCACCCAACGTGCTCCAGATGATTAATTCCGCTTCCGAGATTGTGGACGAAACGCTCGTTGAGGTCGTGCTCACCGCCAACC CTGTCAGCGCTCCGGGGGTGGACGATATTCCTCTCGTGCGGCCACATGCCCTCGCCGTGCACTCGTACAAAGCACCCACATTTTGCGATTTTTGCGGTGAGATGCTGTTCGGTCTGGTTCGCCAAGGCCTCAAGTGtgagggatgtggccaaaactaCCACAAGCGCTGTGTCATCAAAGTGCCAAATAACTGCAGCCGGGTGGAGCACACCGGTGCACTGTTGAACGTCGGCGGCAATCGGCGTACGTCGGGATCGCTGCAACCACCACGAAGTCCGTCTGCTGGATCGAGCAGCTCGCTGATGTCCGATGACCAAGCCACCAGCGGATCCGGCTCACTGCTG CTCAACGTATCGAGCACCGGTTCCCAGGGTGCTGCCACGGGAAGCATTCGTCAGAATCGATCTCCGTCGCTGGGCAGCCGCAGCGGTGCCGTCGGTAACATAAGGATACCTCATAGTTTCTCCATTCACACCTACACCCGTCCCACGGTTTGTCAGTATTGTAAAAAGCTACTGCGGGGTTTGTTCAAGCAGGGCGTCCAGTGTCGGGACTGTCACTACAATGCGCACAAGAAATGTGTCGAGTTGGTGCCAAAAGATTGCACAGGGGAAAATACCCAGCCGGTGGATCCACACGACGACCGATGTTTGGTCGGCGATCGGGGAATGGTTTACAAAGAGGACCCCGGTGATGAGAGCGACGTCGACGAGAGTACCTGCACTGGTGCAgtaaacaataacaataatagcaGTCAGCAGAATCGGAACGTGAATTTGATCAACAGTGGACCACCGGTTAAAATCAATGGTCTCATCTCGAACCTTCACGACGATGAATCGGCCGAATGTGGGAATCGTTTAGAAGTGATCTGTGAACAATCGCGGCAATCAAGCGATTCTTCGTCTTCCCCCAGTGCCAACATACCACTGATGAGAATAGTTCAGTCAGTCAAACACACAAAAAGGCGCGATGGTCGTGCCGTTAAGGAAGGTTGGTTGGTACATTTTACCAACAAGGACAAATCAGTAAAACGACACTACTGGCGATTGGATTCGAAGGCCATCACGCTGTTTGTGTCAGACCAGGGCACCAAATACTATCGAGAAATTCCATTGAACGAAATTCTAACAGTCGATCCGGCGAGAAATATGCAGGGCGAGGTACTTCATTGCTTCGAGATTCGAACCGCCAACGTGGATTATTTTGTCGGGCAGGACCCGCTGTATAATCTCAAGGAAG GTGATCCAATGTTATCGCTTCCGCCGCCTGACAGCGGAGTCGGAGCGTATCTGGCGAAAAGTTGGGAAACTGCCATCAAACAAGCGCTAATGCCTGTGACAAGTACAAGATCTGAATCGAACAGTGGTGAACCGGAAGAGAAAGTTACGGATATGAGTCAATTGTATCAAATATTCCCCGACGAGGTGCTCGGTTCGGGTCAGTTTGGCATCGTGTACGGTGGGCTTCATCGGAAAACGCACCGCACGGTGGCTATCAAAGTGATCGATAAGCTACGGTTCCCAACCAAGCAGGAAGCTCAGCTGAAAAACGAGGTCGCTATCCTACAGAACCTATCACATGCCGGCGTTGTCAACCTGGAGCGAATGTTCGAAACGCCAGAAAGAATTTTTGTCGTAATGGAAAAACTAAAAGGTGACATGcttgaaatgattctatcgcatcaGAACGGACGGTTGAGCGAAAGAGTCACCAAGTTTCTGATCACGCAG ATCCTCGTTGCCCTTAAATACTTGCACAGCAGAAACATTGTACATTGTGACTTGAAACCGGAGAATGTGCTCCTTTCCTCCGATAACGAGTTTCCTCAAGTGAAACTTTGCGACTTTGGCTTTGCTCGCATTATCGGTGAAAAGTCATTCAGACGTTCGGTTGTTGGGACACCTGCATATTTAG CACCTGAAGTCCTCCGAAACAAAGGCTACAATCGTTCGTTGGACATGTGGAGCGTCGGAGTCATCATCTACGTGAGCTTGAGTGGCACATTTCCGTTTAATGAGGACGAAGATATCAACGATCAGATTCAAAACGCTGCCTTCATGTATCCGCCAAACCCGTGGAAGGAAATTTCATCTGACG CAATCGATCTCATCAACAATCTGCTTCAGGTAAAGCAACGGAAACGGTTCACCGTCGACAAAAGCCTGCTGCACTGTTGGCTACAAGATCTGCAAACCTGGAACGACCTGAGGGCACTGGAGGTTCAGGTGGGTCTACGGTATCTGACACACGAGTCGGACGATGCACGCTGGGGTACGTCGCTGGTTGGCGGTGGCATCCCTTGA